One Clostridium estertheticum DNA segment encodes these proteins:
- the selB gene encoding selenocysteine-specific translation elongation factor: MKHIIIGTAGHIDHGKTTLIKALTGRETDTLKEEKDRGISINLGFTYFDLPSGRRAGIIDVPGHEKFIKNMLAGISSIDVVLLVIAADEGIMPQTREHFEILQLLNVKRGIIVLTKADLVDAEWIEMIKGDLRDEFKDTFLENAPIHAVSSKTKMGFAQLVEDIDKITEEVDAKDTEGHFRLPVDRVFSVSGFGTVVTGTIISGRIKVGDTVEVYPSKVVTKVRGIQIHDKPEEFGEAGQRCAINLANIKLSEISRGDVVSKLNIMEPSFSIDCALYYLKSAEKPLVNRQRVRLYHGTDEILCRVVILDKEEIAPGESAYVQLRLEKSINAQRNDRYVLRSYSPMHTIAGGIVIEPVAQKAKRFNEKYIEELKVKESGKTENILENTVKKLSGDYPDTTVILKALGKNEESIENKLQTLVEDNIIIKLTALDKAIYIHKNFLKQRIEEIENILMAYHNENPLKVGMPKEEIKNKIFGKNTKQKIYDEMLILMEDRNSIKVYEKSVCLYDFRIQYTVEQEKLKENIISAYDKGRYNTPKYTDLAINEKDKKAFKMVFDSLMDNEELIKIAEDCIFTKENYENSKTIVYNYIKENGSIAASSARGVFDTSRKFAVALLEHFDGIKLTKRVENDRVLYKDI, translated from the coding sequence ATGAAGCATATTATTATAGGAACGGCAGGTCATATAGATCATGGGAAGACTACCTTAATTAAAGCCTTAACCGGTAGAGAGACGGATACTTTAAAAGAGGAAAAGGACAGAGGTATTTCTATAAATTTAGGATTCACTTATTTCGATTTACCCTCTGGTAGAAGAGCTGGAATTATTGACGTTCCAGGGCATGAAAAATTTATTAAAAACATGCTAGCAGGAATAAGTAGCATAGATGTGGTACTACTCGTAATAGCTGCGGATGAAGGTATTATGCCTCAAACTAGAGAGCATTTTGAAATATTGCAATTGCTAAATGTTAAAAGAGGAATTATAGTACTTACAAAAGCAGATCTCGTGGACGCTGAATGGATTGAAATGATTAAAGGTGATTTGAGGGATGAATTTAAAGATACATTTTTAGAGAATGCACCTATTCATGCAGTATCATCAAAAACAAAAATGGGATTTGCGCAGCTTGTAGAAGATATTGATAAAATCACTGAAGAAGTTGATGCTAAAGATACAGAGGGTCATTTTAGATTACCTGTGGATAGAGTGTTTTCTGTAAGTGGTTTTGGTACGGTGGTAACTGGAACAATAATAAGTGGAAGAATAAAGGTGGGAGATACTGTAGAAGTATATCCTTCAAAAGTAGTTACAAAGGTTCGCGGCATTCAAATTCATGATAAACCTGAAGAGTTTGGAGAAGCAGGGCAAAGATGTGCTATAAACCTAGCCAATATAAAACTAAGTGAAATAAGCAGAGGCGATGTAGTTTCTAAATTAAATATAATGGAACCCTCTTTTTCAATAGATTGTGCGCTTTACTATCTAAAAAGTGCAGAAAAACCACTAGTTAATAGGCAGAGAGTTAGATTATATCATGGAACAGATGAAATCCTCTGTAGGGTTGTTATATTAGATAAAGAAGAAATAGCGCCAGGTGAAAGTGCTTATGTCCAATTAAGACTGGAAAAATCCATAAATGCTCAAAGAAATGATAGATATGTACTTAGAAGCTATTCACCTATGCATACTATAGCCGGTGGAATTGTCATTGAACCTGTTGCGCAAAAGGCTAAAAGATTTAATGAAAAGTATATAGAAGAACTTAAAGTTAAAGAAAGTGGAAAGACTGAAAATATTTTAGAGAATACTGTTAAAAAATTAAGTGGGGACTACCCAGATACTACAGTGATTTTAAAAGCACTAGGTAAAAACGAAGAAAGCATAGAAAATAAATTACAAACACTGGTAGAGGACAATATAATAATTAAACTAACGGCCTTAGATAAGGCAATATACATACATAAGAATTTTCTAAAGCAAAGGATTGAGGAAATAGAGAATATCTTAATGGCATATCATAATGAAAATCCACTTAAGGTAGGTATGCCAAAAGAGGAGATCAAAAATAAGATTTTTGGCAAAAATACTAAGCAAAAAATCTATGATGAAATGTTAATTCTTATGGAAGATAGAAATTCCATAAAAGTATATGAAAAATCTGTATGTTTATACGATTTTAGGATACAATATACAGTGGAGCAAGAAAAATTAAAAGAGAACATTATTTCTGCTTATGATAAAGGTAGATATAATACACCTAAATATACTGACTTAGCTATAAATGAAAAGGATAAAAAGGCCTTTAAAATGGTTTTTGATTCACTTATGGATAATGAAGAATTAATAAAAATAGCCGAGGATTGTATTTTTACAAAAGAAAATTATGAAAACTCAAAAACAATAGTTTACAATTACATAAAAGAAAATGGCAGCATAGCAGCATCTTCAGCTAGAGGAGTATTTGACACAAGTAGAAAATTTGCAGTAGCACTTTTAGAGCATTTTGATGGAATTAAATTAACTAAAAGGGTAGAGAATGATAGGGTATTGTATAAAGACATTTAG
- a CDS encoding CAP domain-containing protein, with protein MNSPWNRANILNDKFKRIGVGVAFSTTGKVCNTII; from the coding sequence ATGAATTCACCCTGGAATAGAGCCAATATATTAAATGATAAATTCAAGCGGATTGGTGTTGGCGTTGCATTTTCTACTACAGGTAAAGTATGCAACACAATCATTTGA
- the selA gene encoding L-seryl-tRNA(Sec) selenium transferase: protein MNRELLRSLPKVDELLQEGAIKEQLESNIRVLVLASLRETIEVYRKAILDGEIQSLTKEEVIRHSIKLLNKKNSPKLRKVINATGTVVHTNLGRSLLSKDAIDRVVNVAENYNNLEYDIEKGSRGSRYSHIEDILIKITGAEAAMVVNNNAAAVMLALDTLCREKEAIVSRGQLVEIGGSFRVPEVMKFSGAKLVEVGTTNRTHLYDYKDNITENTGVLLKVHTSNFKIMGFTEEVSIEDLVKLGNEKDIPVVEDIGSGVLIDYSKYGFVYEPTVQESIKKGIDVVTFSGDKMLGGPQAGIIVGKMKYIDRMKKNQLTRALRIDKMTLAALEGTLTHYLEETGAIKNIPTLNMLLCGKEELKKRAKKLKRILQNKTDKFTFTIDNDYSMVGGGSMPTEKIETYVIKIKSESYGAQQIEEALRMNEVAIIVRINNNEVIMDLRTLFEKDYGLIVEAFKNMKNV from the coding sequence ATGAATAGAGAATTATTAAGAAGTTTACCCAAGGTAGATGAACTACTTCAAGAAGGAGCAATAAAAGAACAGTTGGAAAGCAATATAAGAGTTCTTGTATTAGCTTCTTTAAGAGAAACTATAGAAGTTTATAGAAAAGCAATTCTAGATGGTGAAATACAATCCTTAACCAAAGAAGAAGTAATAAGACATTCTATTAAACTATTAAATAAAAAGAATAGTCCAAAACTGAGAAAAGTTATAAATGCTACGGGAACTGTAGTCCATACAAATTTAGGCAGGTCCCTTTTATCAAAGGATGCAATAGACCGAGTAGTTAATGTTGCCGAAAATTATAACAACCTTGAATATGATATTGAAAAAGGTAGTCGAGGGTCAAGATATTCACATATAGAAGATATTCTTATAAAGATAACTGGTGCAGAGGCTGCTATGGTGGTAAATAACAATGCAGCAGCAGTAATGCTTGCCCTAGATACATTGTGTAGGGAAAAGGAAGCAATAGTATCTAGAGGGCAATTAGTTGAAATTGGAGGCTCTTTTAGGGTTCCTGAGGTCATGAAATTTAGTGGAGCTAAACTAGTAGAAGTAGGTACAACTAATAGAACTCATTTATACGATTATAAAGATAATATTACTGAAAACACAGGAGTACTATTAAAAGTCCATACCTCCAATTTTAAGATTATGGGTTTTACAGAAGAAGTATCAATAGAAGACTTAGTAAAACTAGGAAATGAAAAAGATATACCAGTAGTTGAAGACATAGGAAGTGGAGTGCTAATTGACTATTCAAAATATGGGTTTGTCTATGAGCCAACTGTTCAGGAAAGCATAAAAAAGGGTATAGATGTAGTAACCTTTAGTGGAGACAAGATGCTAGGTGGTCCTCAAGCTGGAATTATAGTAGGAAAGATGAAGTATATTGATAGAATGAAAAAAAATCAATTAACTAGGGCACTAAGAATAGATAAAATGACGTTGGCAGCTTTAGAAGGTACGCTAACGCATTACTTAGAAGAAACAGGGGCTATTAAAAACATACCGACTTTAAACATGCTTTTATGTGGCAAGGAAGAACTCAAGAAAAGAGCTAAAAAACTAAAAAGAATACTTCAAAATAAAACTGATAAATTTACTTTCACAATAGATAATGACTACTCAATGGTTGGTGGGGGATCCATGCCCACAGAAAAAATAGAAACTTATGTAATAAAAATAAAAAGTGAAAGCTACGGCGCGCAGCAAATAGAAGAGGCTTTAAGAATGAATGAAGTAGCTATAATTGTAAGAATTAATAATAATGAAGTTATAATGGATCTTAGGACACTATTTGAAAAGGATTATGGACTTATTGTAGAGGCTTTTAAAAACATGAAAAATGTATAA
- the selD gene encoding selenide, water dikinase SelD, with product MVKRLTELSKTSGUAAKIGPEALAEILGKLPKMENENLIVGIETSDDAAVYKLSDEIAVIQTLDFFTPVVDDPYTFGQIAAANSLSDVYAMGGKPTLALNIVCFPNCLDIEILGQILKGGADKVIEAGAIVIGGHSVQDDEPKYGLSVMGIVHPDKVLKNYGCNVSDVLILTKPLGTGIISTAIKAEMASKEAYDRAVLVMSTLNKYAGEIIMQHEISACTDITGFGVMGHCYEMAKGSDVSLKLFKENIPYIKEAKEYAKIGLVPAGNYNNKAYLEGKYELRNIPEWLEDILFDPQTSGGLLVSCTSDEATKLMSRLNELELQSQIIGEVIPLQDKYIIVE from the coding sequence ATGGTAAAAAGACTTACTGAACTTTCAAAAACCTCTGGCTGAGCAGCAAAAATAGGGCCGGAGGCCTTAGCGGAGATACTAGGTAAATTACCTAAAATGGAAAATGAAAATTTAATTGTTGGAATTGAAACCTCAGATGATGCAGCGGTGTATAAATTAAGCGATGAAATTGCAGTAATTCAAACATTAGACTTTTTTACACCTGTGGTAGACGACCCTTATACATTTGGTCAAATAGCAGCAGCTAATTCATTAAGTGACGTATATGCTATGGGAGGTAAACCAACATTAGCTTTAAATATAGTATGTTTTCCTAATTGTTTAGATATAGAGATACTTGGACAAATTTTAAAAGGTGGAGCAGATAAAGTAATAGAAGCTGGAGCAATAGTAATAGGGGGTCATTCAGTACAGGATGATGAACCTAAATATGGTCTATCTGTTATGGGAATAGTACATCCAGATAAGGTGCTTAAAAATTATGGCTGTAATGTTTCGGATGTGTTAATTTTAACGAAACCATTGGGTACTGGTATAATTAGTACCGCAATAAAAGCTGAAATGGCTTCAAAAGAGGCTTATGACAGGGCTGTTTTGGTTATGAGTACTTTAAATAAATATGCTGGAGAAATCATTATGCAGCATGAGATAAGTGCTTGTACAGATATAACAGGCTTTGGTGTTATGGGGCATTGCTATGAAATGGCTAAGGGATCAGATGTAAGTTTAAAATTATTCAAAGAAAATATACCATACATAAAAGAAGCTAAAGAGTATGCAAAGATAGGACTAGTTCCTGCAGGCAACTATAACAATAAAGCATACTTAGAAGGTAAATATGAACTTAGAAACATACCAGAATGGTTAGAGGACATATTATTTGATCCTCAAACTTCAGGTGGACTTTTAGTGTCCTGTACAAGTGACGAGGCGACAAAACTCATGAGTAGGTTAAATGAATTAGAATTACAATCACAAATTATTGGAGAGGTAATCCCTTTGCAAGATAAATATATAATTGTGGAGTAA